From the Nycticebus coucang isolate mNycCou1 chromosome 13, mNycCou1.pri, whole genome shotgun sequence genome, the window AATAAAATCTGTTAGGTTTATTGTGTAAGTCATTCATTGTGGTTTTCCCTCCTCTGGGCTTCAGCTCCACTTGGTTCACTGGAACACAAAATATGGGGATTTTGGAAAAGCTGTGCAACAACCCGATGGACTGGCTGTTTTGGGTGTTTTCATGAAGGTTAGTAGATGGATGgcctaattcttttttctttttttttttcttcctgttttcaaGAAAGATTGACCAGACAGAACATTCATAACAAACAGAACATTCTACAAAAGAACGTAGGAAATACCTTTGAATCCAAACTATTTTTAGGCTTATTGCTTATTTTATTGGTCCCTCTATATGTGCTGGTAGCAAGAGAAGGACAAGAAAGACAATCTGAGAGGTATTTCTTAGGTGCTATTTGGTGTAAATGTGAAGGACATACGGAGGTCATTTTGGTTGACTGCtagatatttgttttaatttagccTGGAGCTACACAGAACTATTTCATAATGGATCTTACTATGGTAAGATCAAAGTCTGGAGGGGGGTTGGAGAGTTTCAGGCAACGGTGGGACTTAACAGGTTGAACTCTCCTCCAGACAGTTGTGAAGGGAATGGAGAAAGGTCTGGGCTGGAGATTTATGAACCCTCACTCGCAGGTGTCTGTGAAGTCATCCAAGGCCGGTGTAAAGAGAGAGCTGAGAAAGCTGCTCGGGCCTCAGCCCTGAGAAACTGCAAAACTTAAGGCCTTTAAGGCAGGGGGAAAGATGAGAATGAAATGACTAAAAAGGAATATGGGAGTCAAGGCAGTCACTGGGCGAATGGAGGACATAGGGAAAGCCACCAGAGGGAAGAATGTGTAAAAAGAAGGGAGGCAATAGTGTAAAGGCATGCAAGAAAATTAAGGCAAGCACTTGAAGAGCATTGTTTTGGCAGTTGGAAGGCAATGGAGTGTGGGTAAAGTGGTGAATTTGGGTTCACTATTTGGAGAAATTTTATAGCAGAGTTACCCAAATTAAAACTATGATAGAGTATCAACTGGGTTACAATATTTTCCCCCTATGTTTTTCTATAGGTTGGCAGTGCTAAACCAGGCCTTCAGAAAGTCATTGATGCTCTGGATTCTATTAAAACAAAAGTAAGACAGAATTATCTGCTATCTTATTAGAGTACCTATTTTCAAAACTGCATTGgttttagaacagtggttcttaacctgtgggtcgcagcccacaggaactgtattaaagggctgtggcattaggaaggttgaaaaccactgtttttctttctttctttctttctttctttctttctttctttctttctttctttctttctttctttctttctttctttctttctctctttctttctctctctctctctctttctctctctctctctctctttctttctttctttcttttctttctttctcattgagggtacaataagccaggttacactgattgcaattgttaggcaaagtccctcttgcaatcatgtcttgcccccataaagtgggacacacaccaaggccccaccgccctccctccttccctctttctgcttttcctccccccccataaccttaattgtcattaattgtcctcatatcaaaattgagtacataggattcatgcgtctccattattgtgatgctttactaagaataatgtcttccacttccatccaggttaatacgaaggatgtaaagtctccattttttttaatagctgaatagtattccatggtatacatacaccacagcttgttaattcattcctgggttggtgggcatttaggctgttgccacattttggcgattgtaaattgagctgcaataaacagtctatagtacaaatgtccttatgataaaaggattttttttcctctgggtagatgcccagtaatgggattgcaggatcaaatgggaggtctagcttgagtgctttgaggtttctccatacttccttccagaaagattgtactagtttgcagtcccaccagcagtgtaaaagtgttcccttctctccacatccatgcctgcatctgcagttttgagattttgtgatgtgggccattctcactggggttagatgatatctcagggttgttttgatttgcatttctctaatatatagaaatgatgaacattttttcatatgtttgttagccattcgtctgtcatctttagagaaggttctattcatgtctcttgcccattgatatatgggattgttggcttttttcatgtggattaatttgagttctctatagatcctagttatcaagcttttgtctgattgaaaatatttaaatatcctttcccattgtgtaggttgtctctttgctttggttattgtctccttagctgtacagaagcttttcagtttaatgaagtcccatttgtttatttttgttgttgttgcaattgccatggaagtcttcttcatgaagtctttccccaggccaatatcttccagtgttttttcctatgctttcttggaggatttttattgtttcatgccttaaatttaagtcctttatccatcttgaatcaatttttgtgattgggaaaggtgtgggtccagtttcagtcttttacatgtagacatccagttctcccaacaccatttattgaacactgacgagtataggcataggtggcacatttctaaaactgattgaagctatctatgacaaacccacagctagtattttactgaatggagtaaaactgaaagcttttcctcttagaactggaaccagacaaggttgtcctctgtcacctttcctattcaacatagtgctggaagttctagccaatacaattaggcaagacaaggaaataaagggaatccagatgggagcagaggaggtcgaactctccctctttgctgacgacatgatcttatacttagagaatcccaaagactcaactgcaagactcctagaagtcatcaaaaaatacagtaatgtttcaggatataaaatcaatgtccacaagtcagtagcctttgtatacgccagtaacagtgaagatgagaagctaattaaggacacaactcccttcaccatagtttcaaagaaaatgaaatacctaggaatatacctaacagaggaggtgaaggacctctataaagaaaattatgaaatcctcagaaaggaaatagcagaggatattaacaaatggaagaacatgccatgctcatggattggaagaatcaacattgttaaaatgtctatacttcccaaagcaatctacctattcaatgccattcctatcaaaataccaacatcgtactttcaagatttggaaaaaatgattctgccttttgtatggaaccagaaaaaccccgtatagctaaggcagttcttagtaagaaaaataaagctgggggcactagcataccagattttagtctgtactacaaagccatagtggtcaagacagcatggtactggcacaaaaatagagacatagacacttggaatcgaatagaaaaccaagaaatgaaactaacatcttacaaccacctaatcttcgataaaccaaacactGTTTTCTTTTGATCAAATTGAACCGTCTCAATGGCATGTGGTGTTGGACTGAGTggttaataaaggtaaaatattgtttatatatttaattatctttctccagaatttttttctcagGCTAGTATTCTATGTAAGACATGTATCTATTTAATTATGCCCCATCATTTGAACATCCATACACAAGAGTCAGAGAATTTCATGACTGGTCATGACCATCTGATCAAATTTTTCACTCATTCACAcaccaaatatttattatgttccATTCACTTTGCTAACCCAAGAAGAGATGCAATGATGAATGAGCTAAATGAGGGCCTATTTCGTGGAGATTTATATTATGTGATTTCTTTGAATTCATCCATCCAGTGTTTAAATCCTTTCTACAGCTAAGCTGTGTCAAGGTCATTGTCATTGAGCGTCTACTTAAATACAATCACTTCCAGTGATGGGGAACTTGTCACCAGTGCCAGCCCTGTCATTATAAAGCTGATCCTCATGTTGAAGCAGCATCTGTCTTCTGAAAGGCTTACCTTTCACTTTTAGCTTGATCACTTTGAATTATACAGAATAAATCTGATATCTGTTCTCCATAACCTTGCTCTCCCTCTACTCTGGACTTTCACCTACCCAAGCTAATAATTCTTGATTCCCTTTAACTATTCTCATATGAcaacattttctctctttgtagCAATCTTTCACACTTCCAGTAAATCATTCTCATTTGCTTTAATAGTGTGGTATCCAGAACTGAATGCAGTTATTTGGTTCTGATCTAGTCATCAAATAAGATAGCAAGGAAAATTACCTCCTCATCAAGGAGACTCTACTTCTGTTATTGCAGCCTAAAACTGCATCATTTTAGTGGcagtaatttcattttaaatactggCTGTGATCAGTTAATGActtaacagaaaacaaaagagattAGTTTAGAAGACAAGATGAAAAATGGATTTGTGAAAATAATGTTCAGTTTTTCTTACTCAACACCTGCCAATTTATATTTCCAAGTCAAATGTCTTCTGTTAATTTCTTTTCACTATGTTTACCAGTGAACATAGaacctctattaaaaaaaaaaaaaaactaaactaaaaaagcTTTTCTGGCTATCAGAGGGGAATAGACCTGTTGGTgtccttcccctctcccacttTCCTCTTCTCTGATGATGTGACAGTTTTAACCTTCACTTTGTTCCAGGGGAAGAGTGCTGACTTCACTGACTTTGATCCTTGTGGACTCCTTCCTGGAAGCTTGGACTTCTGGACTTACCCAGGCTCACTGACCACCCCTCCTCTTCTGGAATGTGTCACCTGGATTGTGCTCAAGGAACCCATCAGTGTCAGCATAGAACAGGTGGGTTTTCTAATGGGAGGCTGTTTAGAGACTTGCTTGCATAAGAGCTGGGCCTCTGGTGTGAGACAGACCTGAGATTTAATCCCTCTTCTGTCTATCTATGGAACTAGTGCCTGTGACAGTGCTCAGCAAACAGGCAGCATTCAGAAAATAGTTGTTGTCATTGCCATAACCTTAGGCAATTTGTTTAGTCTGTGAGACTGTGTAGTCATTGTTAAAATTCAATAACGAATGTGTCTGTTGCCTAACAAATGCTTTGTCAgttatgaggaaactgaggctcagacaaaAGAGATTTCATGTTCAAGGTTACATAGGTCTCAGGGATAATTCCAGCCTATTGCTTGTTTAATCACATCAGAGGCTtctgcagttttatttatatcaGAATGTGTTTCTGAATCCTGATGAAAATGAGAATCGTCCCTTGGAGAAAAAGTATCTGTTAAAACTCACTCTAGGCTCCCTTAGAGACCTGAGCCAGATATCCTTGCATTTCCGATACAATGTAGTTCGTGATGTTTATGTGATTAATGTAGCTTCTAATTCATGAATGAACATCCATACAAATGAATTTTTCTACACTGTCTCTTTGTGCACAGTGGAAATGTAGACAATGGACACTCCTTAGGATTCACAAGAGTTTGGATCCTGAATAATTTAAGGAGCACATCCACAGCCAACAGTCTAGAAAATGATATTTGAGTAGATGTAGTGGGATTTAAATCTgcaaaaattcagaatttggaatcaTAGTTTAGCGCTGCAACATGCAACAGAGATCACTTCATCCAATTTTCACATTTCACTAGCTAGACTTGTGTTGATAAACAGTCTGAAGTGCAAGAAAATTTAAGTCCTTTCCACTCAGCTACCATGTGGCAAAATCAGGTCCAGGAGCAAGGATTCTATTCTATATTCTCCTTTAGAGTATTAACTCATGAGTACTAAACAGTGTTATATATCTTGCTTTAGAGGAAATCTATATCTAATTGGAAATTTACTTGTAGGATATCAAAGTTgaccaaaaaaattatatgctttATTGGTATGTAAGTTGAAAATTAACCTTGTGGTCATAATGTATTTGAACAAGCTTTTTGAAATAGTAATGTAAGAAAAGATTATAATGCCACTTACTATTTGTAAATGTAGCATTTGagttataattaaaaacatgaaaattatttttctttcttcactgggCATAATCCAGCTTGATATTCATGGTCTAACATTCAGAGCTGTTCCAGCAAGTGGATTTATCACGTATGCACATACTCACCCCCAGAAATGCACATACAGATAAGGGCAATAGAACTCATTCTTGTAGACCCCGTGCTGTGAATTTCCCCTTTAAGGTAGTGCATGGTCTCAAACTAGAAATGTTAATTATATGTATTGGAATAATACCAATAGGACTATATTTTATATCTTATAACATGGAGTCCAGAGGTAGGGTCATGCTCACCTGAGGAAGCCAGAACTCTGGACTTGGCCTTGCCCACTGGTGACTTCATCATCAAGGTGGTTGCAAGAGCGTTTTGACCCTCACATCCAGGTACGCCACCTTTCAAGGAGGAAAGAAGCACATCTTACATTGGCTCCATAGGAACAGAGATGCTTTTATCTTTTGCGTTTCACTGTGCTTCTTGTTTAGTCCCTAGCGAGGGAACATGATCACCATGGTCAGTTAAGACCTATAGATTCTCTCACCTGAGGCTTAGGAGAGGAGGGCAGTTGTCTGTTATGTGGTGAGAAAGTATGGAGGATGGATGCAGGTGATGGAAATGGGTCTTTTAATTCTGCTACCTTTATTTTCTATGCTGAGATTTTGTCTCTGTGATGCTAAAGCAGTCACATTAATGGATATGAGGATTAATTTAATCAGTGCAGTGGGGAGTAGAAATCGGTTGTATTGGTTTGATCTGATTGCACTTCATAAACAGACTCTCTTTCATATTATTGGGATTCTGCTATAATGAATCAACTCTAGATGTTCTTACAGTATTCCCTTGCATTGCAGTAATGGCAGTGACGGATGCTATAATGGTTGGCCTACATGAAGTAGACTTTGTGGGAGTGGTTGTGGGAATATCACTGTACAAAGGAGATGAGATTAAAGGCTATTCACTTGTGGGCTGCTGTAGTCCTGCCCATACCACCCTTCTTCATTTAGAGTAAGTCTTGTTCAAAAGAAGGCATGTAGCACCTCTTGAGAAACTGAAGAAGTAGGCGACTGCTAAGGGCTATGTCATAGTGGTGGGCCAGGAAACAACCAAGTTTAAAAGGCAAtaaaaggtggcacctgtagctcagtgactaggacgccggccacatacaccaaggctggtgggttcgaacccggcccaggccagctaaaacaacaatgaaaactgcaacagcaacaacccCCCCACccgaaattaaaaaattaaataaaaggtaGTAAAATAATcaaccaggctcagcacctgtagctacCCAGCTAGGGCTGgggagttcgaacccagcccaggcctgccaaataaatatgacaactacaaccagaaaatagctgggcgttgtggtgggtgcctatagtcccagctacttgggaggctgagacgagagaatggcttaagcccaagagttggaggttgctgtgagttgtgacaccatgccactctacccactCTGTCTTCAAAATGAATAATGACATAATGAatttctgtctcaaacaaacaaaaaacaaccaataaCACAGGTCTGAAATCCCAGAGTGGGCAAATTCATTCCTGTGTTTCTATGTATTTACACAGAGATGCCAGCTCATCACTAAGCCCATGGAGCCTGTAGGCCCTGGACCACTTCACCTAATTGTGCTATGATTTGTCTTCCCTGGggcagaaaagaaaacttcattttgTCCTACAATTGGTATTATTATTTCATAACTTAGAAGTATGAGTTGATAgacttttcataatttattttaaaattagaaacttgctgaaaatttccttcaaaaataacACCAACAATTTTGTGCACCTTATATAAATTGGTTTATTATAAAAgcatacatatacataatctaaatgtgattatatatttattaggaATCAAACTGAATTTTGGCCATTGGTACATAGTACTGTGAATATTGGAGAATGAGTTTTGAAATATAAGACAGGCACATAAGCGAATGCTATTGTGAAACTTTAATTTTCACATTTGTTGTGTCTTTTAGATGATGAAATTCCGTAAACTTAACTTCAATAAGGAGGGTGAACCTGAGGAACTGATGGTGGACAATTGGCGTCCAGTTCAGCCACTGAATAACAGACAAATTAAAGCTTCCTTCCAATAAGTTGGTTCCATGACCGGTGTCCAGATAATGAAGCACAAGTTTTATCTTAGTGATTTTGACCCTGGCTGGTTTGTGTCTGGTTGTCTAGACTGGTCATCTCTGACCTGACATCTTTTCTAATAAAATGTGAGCAGCAAGACCAATTGCCATGTTTGGCAGAATTGCTGTGATGGGCTGGTGCTTCATTTATGGTGGTGGGTTACTGTAGTCTTTCTGTAATAGAGCATATATAAGGAATAGGACTAAAGTACCTTGACTTTTTATGCAGCATGTAGGGGGAAATTCACTCACAATTTTTCactaaaatgctatttttaaaacataggaCAATAGAGTGACTGAGTGCAAATTCATATCATGAGCTAGATTGAGCCAGTCAAGGAAAATCAGATGAAATAGTCATGATTCTATGTAATGCGAATCAGACCAAATCAATGTTCATGACTCCAACATGTTATAATAAAGAAACACTTTAAGACTTCTTAATATATTTATAGCAAAATTGTCTTCAAAATGAACTATGTTGTAATTTAGTGACTTTTGAATTATAGAGATATAATTGAAGTATCATCTGTAAAATTGTTATAATTATAGTTGTGATACAGAGTATATTTCCATTCAAATAATATATCATAACTTAATAAATGTTGTATTTTAGatatattctctaataaaattcataattttaGCCTGAGTTATTTTCTCGTATGCGGGGAAGTGGGTTACACCATAATGGAGGAGCAAATGTCCACTTTTAGAGTGGAATTATGAATTCATTATTAATAGTAAGTCATAATAATTGGCTTACTCATAATTGAAGACAtctccataaaaggaaaaaaatctggagATCACATACTTTTTGCCAAGTGCTGTTTAAAGGGTTCTCTCCACACTCATGAAACCCTCATGAGTGGGTTCTTTCATACATAGAAACAATCCTGTGAGGACAATCCTGCAAGGGAAATGGTCACATCAAAAAGAGCAAGGTGGagatggggaaggaagagggTGACCACTGAACTAATATAAGCTCCTtggaaacaaagtaaataaaagtctATTTCATTCAAAAAGGGAATTCAAGTGATACcaagaagtaaaataataatttgaatctTTGAAAGGTAAATTATACCTATTTAGAGAAGAAGaagagtgaataaatgaaataaaaagcttctACTATTACAGCTGTGGATCTAACTCTGTATCTTGACCATGGAAAGTCTGGCTAATGAGCTACAGTGGAAAGCCAAGTTTAAGCCCTATGCTCAGGTTCTACACTTCAGGGACTAAAAATCCATTGTTACAAAATGGATACAAAATGTTCTAAACTCACTTACACTCTGGCTTGCTTTTCTAAGGAATTCTGAGTTTTATAGGAGTTTAGGGATGTGTTTTGAGTTCCGCTCGTCCCACCCTCTCTGGTCCTGGGTATAAAGTGAGAACAAGACCCAGGATGGTAGTTCTTTATTCTTGACAGCTCATTTTCCCTCCCTCAGGACTGCCCTCATCAGTCCTCCAGTTCGCAGTGGCTGGTGGCTGGAAACTAACCTGCCACCAAGGAACATCTCAATCTATTCTGTtttaagcagtttttttttttttttaaggtttcttATCTCCCACTCACACAGGCCCACACAGATGGTGTCAGGCTTACTGGGGAGAGGATCCTAGATCTGCACTCTGTTCCTGAGGTCCTTGCTGGTCTCTGCCATGGAGTAACTGGCCTAGGCCAACACTGGCCTCATCTGTGTCTGCTGACATGGGGTCTGTTTCATCTGATCTTCAGAGGTACCACTGTCTGTAGTTGCAAAGCCCTGTACTCTTCTGTTATATTACAGCCCTCAGGAAGGGTCTTCAGAGGTACCGATAGCTTACCCATGCCACTGTAGGTAGTTGCAAAGCCCTGTACTCTTCTGTTATATCGCAGCCCTCAGGAAGGGTCTTCAGAAGTACCGATAGCTTACCCATGCCACTGTAGGTAGTTGCAAATCTCTGTACTCTTCTGTTATATCACAGCCCTCAGGAAGGGTTCAGGTGAATGTTGTTTCCAGAAGGAAGCAAACAGAAAGACCCTGTCACAAAGAAAGAATCACACCCGGACAGCCTCTTTCTTCTCACCCAAGTTCCAGTTTCTTTGCTGTATTACACAGATTTGATCACAGAAGACTGGAGGTGGGGGCACAAGGACATTGGTACCTGACACCTTTGTTtaattcctcttccttcctcctctttacCCTGGGTCAGAAAAGGCTGGCTGTTCCCTGCGTGACAGCAATTTACCTTATACCATGTTTCCTTCTGGAACCAACATTCACTTGGTCCCTTCCCCAGGGTcataaagcagacaaaaatgcCCAGCTTTAGAACAGCAGAAGGGCCATCAGAAAATACTCCTAGCAATATGCTGTCACCAAAGACTTAAGTGAGATTTCGTTAGCTCACTTGATAAAATCTAGAAGAAATTTAACttgtctttctctcccttctctctatCTTGAATCTATACCTTCATTAAAAGTGCTATGTAGTGTTTcaatgtgtttaaaaaaagatAGCATCACTTGTcatgtagtattttaaaatatctttttcttactgcaggatctcactctgtcacccagactggagtgcaccAGTGCAATCGTAACTCACTACATGCATGTCACCTCacctaatttttaacatttttctagagatgggggtcttgctatgttgcccaggctgttctgaaactcctaggctcaagcaatcctcctgcctctgcctctcaaagaggtgggattacaggcatgaggccaCCAGGCCCGCCCTGCTGGTACTTTTAACAGTTTGTTTTATGGACTGAAATGAAAGAGAATGCTGGAGCATTTGATTTTGAAAGGTTCTTattctacaaatagaaaagtgcacagttttatttctatgtataaaaCAGAGATGGGGCAGAGATGGTGCATTGGTGGGACTTTGAGGGAGAATCTCCCTATACTGGGTTGAGGCTGCAAGCAGCACCCAATGGAATTACATTCTGTAGAGCAGCATGGACCCCCACTATCAAGGATTTGTCTTGTAAGTACAGATGATTGGAAAGAGTTTAGGAATAGACGTGGACTTCAGTCACCAGGGTCTCCGAGTACATGAGGAGAGAGTGAGCCCTGTGTGGTCCTGAGCATCCTGCACACGCTGATCCAGGGCTGCCTATGTGCCGCAACTTTGGTTTTTATAAGGAGGATTTTTCCTGATGTTTTTAAGAGAAATATTGTTCCAAGTCTTTCTCTGAAGAATGATTCTGGCTTGCTTGGCAGAAGGCAAAGTGCTCCCCACCCCAAAGGGGTCTACTCATCACTGAGCTCTCATTTCTCCCCACCCACTAgagtttctattttctaaaaatttcaagTCTGTATGCTCTGTGGTCTGAAGTCTGTTCTCAGAAAGTTCTGATAGAAACAATGATGTATTTCAGCCCTGACACCTATGCAATGGGACACGTGTagaatttcagaataatatgttggtgtgtgtgtatacagagtATGTGTTCATGATGTGTAAGACACCATACACAGCTCTCTTGGTGAGCCACCTGGTTCATTCAGGAGCCAATATTGAAGTTGGATTTAGTGCTTCATCATCCTAAGTCCCTCCCTAGCCATATACTTTCTGAAAATTCAAGTACTATGGAGCAATGCAGGCTGAAGCTGTCAGAGAGAGAGCAGAAGTTTTACATCACACAGCATGCATTATTTCATGGCCCAAATCCCCATTCACCACCTCTCCCCTGCCTTCATTCCCAGGAACTCTGCTTCTCCCCTGGCTTCAGTCCTCTGTCCCTGGAGCCTCCCTTGGGcctcattttcttctctatttctaaCACAGAgcaattgagttccacctttcctccctcctcacaCATACACTCGCACATGCACATAGAAACACAGGCACATGTGAATGTACACGCGTGCACACATACACTGAACCACAGTAGAGCAAGCTAATGGCTAACTAACGAAATTTCCTCCACTTTCAAGATCTCTCTGTAAAGGTGACAGGAGaattacacatatttatttttctcatattctCAACAcgataaagtaaaaattattcattGGTTTTACCAATGAAGACTTTATACCCAAGACATCACAGCAGATGTGGCAAAAAGGGGTTGTGAGCCCAAGCTTTACTGATCATGCCCTCTTCACTGTACCACATGAAGGCTGACACTTGATAGCCCAGAGTGATCACCCCCTGGTGATGAAGGGTCAAACTCTCATCCCCATTTCTGTCCTTTTGATAAACTGGTGTTTTGGGGGTCAATCTACAAGGGATAGTGCTCAATGCACTGGGTTGAATGGCCTTGCCAGGGGATTTTGAGAATGGTAACTGGGCCAGGCTTTGCCTGGCTCAGAGTAGAGGTTCAACTAGTCCTTTAGTAGATATTactaaatgaatagataaatgtaTCTTAAATTCAAATGCAATGAAAAGATGGCAGAATGTGGGGAAttaagcctataatcctagcattttgggagcaaaggaggaaggattgtttgaacccaggagttaaaaattacagtgagctatgattatgccattgcactccagcctgggcaacagagcagctctctctctctctttctctctctatgtatatatatgtatacatatacatatacatatacacatatacatatatatatactgctttgttgtccaggctggagtgcaatgaaataatcatagctcactgtaatttttaactcctgggttcaaacaatcctttcTCAATAACTTAGTAAATTGCATGCATGtctatatatatagatgtatatacagACAGATCTACATATATAGActgtatatacatctatatatagaCATACACGCAATTTACTATCTTAAACTATTTTCAGTTGCACACAAATTTAATCTTCaccttgtgtgtatatatatatatttaatgaatatatatgGTGTTCCAAAAGTTGCCCACAAAGTCACCATAAGAGTGAAAATGGGAAATGGGTACCTTTATTTACCAaactttacaaagaggtggccaacatgtagagaatattttgtaaatacagtaTTTTGGAAAGTCTTGTAAGTTAAGATACACTTAGCTACAACTGCCCATTTTCCCTTTGTATAGCACTTTATGGGTtacttttgggataccctgtataaTGAAAAGAATTTGGGAGGTAGATtttggtgatggttgtacaacaatgtgaatgtacttagtaCCATCTAACTGTAAATTTAGAAaggtactttttgttttttttgaggcacagtcttactaccctgtttccccgaaaataattttaaggtgtgctcccaaagatgcactaggtcttattttcaggagacgtcttatctttcctgtaagtaggtcttatttgcggaggatgtcttatttttggggaaacagggtatgttgcccttggtagagtgccctggcatcacagctcacaacaatctcaaactcttgggctcaagccattttcttgcctcagcctcccttgtagctgggactactggtgcccaccacgatgcccggctatttgtttgtt encodes:
- the CA2 gene encoding carbonic anhydrase 2 isoform X1, which gives rise to MSHHWGYGKHNGPEHWHKDFPIAKGQRQSPVDIDTSAAKYDPSLKPLQVCYEKVTSRRIINNGHSFNVEFDDSQDKATLKGGPLDGTYRLIQFHFHWGSVDQQGSEHTVDKTKYAAELHLVHWNTKYGDFGKAVQQPDGLAVLGVFMKVGSAKPGLQKVIDALDSIKTKGKSADFTDFDPCGLLPGSLDFWTYPGSLTTPPLLECVTWIVLKEPISVSIEQMMKFRKLNFNKEGEPEELMVDNWRPVQPLNNRQIKASFQ
- the CA2 gene encoding carbonic anhydrase 2 isoform X2, which codes for MSHHWGYGKHNGPEHWHKDFPIAKGQRQSPVDIDTSAAKYDPSLKPLQVCYEKVTSRRIINNGHSFNVEFDDSQDKATLKGGPLDGTYRLIQFHFHWGSVDQQGSEHTVDKTKYAAELHLVHWNTKYGDFGKAVQQPDGLAVLGVFMKVGSAKPGLQKVIDALDSIKTKGKSADFTDFDPCGLLPGSLDFWTYPGSLTTPPLLECVTWIVLKEPISVSIEQRCQLITKPMEPVGPGPLHLIVL